ATCCATGAGCCGCCCGCCGGGCACGAAGGTAGTACGGACCGGACAATGCCTTCTTTGGCCTGAAACTAAGGTGAAACCAACCCTCGCGGGGGCGGACTCCACAGGACGGAGGGGTGGACGGCACACGGCGGCGGGATGGCCGGAACATGACGGAGGGGCGGCCGGTGTGGCACCGGCCGCCCCTCGGCTCGTACGGATCGCGCCTACGGCTTGGGCGTGGCGTGCGGGGCGCAGGTCACGTCCCCGGCATCCAGCTTCCCGGTGAGCAGGTAGGCGTCCACGCGCTCGTTGATGCAGGAGTTGGCCAGGCCGGTCACCCCGTGGGAGCCGGCGTCCCGCTCGGTGATCAGGCGGGATCCCTTGAAGCGCTTGTGCAGTTCGAGCGCACCGCCGTAAGGGGTGGCCGCGTCCCGCTCCGCCTGGACGATCAGCACCGGCGGCAGGCCCTTGCCGGTCCGCACGTCCACCGGGGTCCGCTGCTTGACCGGCCAGGTCGCGCACGGCAGGTTCATCCAGGCGTTGGACCAGGTGAGGAACGGGTGGTCGCGGTGCAGCCGGGTGTTGTCCCGGTCCCAGCGCTCCCAGCTCGTCGGCCACTTGGCGTCGGCGCACTCGACCGCCGTGTAGACGGCGTTGCCGTTCTCGGCGGCGGCGTTGCCCGCGGTGTCGCCGAGGTCGGGGGCGGCGGCGTCGACGAGGGCCTGGGTGTCGCCCGCGACGTACTTGCTGAACACGGTGGCCACGGAGACCCACGCGGAGTCGTAGTACGGCGCGCTCTGGAAGAAGCCGGTCAGTTCGGCCGGGCCGACGACGCCGCCGATGGGCTCCTTCTTGGCGGTGGCGCGCAACTGGAGCCACTTGGCCTGGACCTCGGCGCGGGTGGTGCCGAGGTGGAAGGTGGCGTCGTTCCGGGCGACCCAGTCCTGCCAGTCCTGCCAGCGGGTCTCGAAGGCGACGTCCTGGTCCAGGTTGGCCTGGTACCAGATCTTCTCGCGGGACGGGTTGACCACGCTGTCGGTGATCATCCGGCGCACGTGGCCCGGGAAGAGGGTGCCGTAGACGGCGCCCAGGTAGGTGCCGTAGGAGACGCCGAGGAAGTTGAGCTTGCGC
Above is a genomic segment from Streptomyces glaucescens containing:
- a CDS encoding alpha/beta hydrolase, whose translation is MRDNRPNRRTAALGSAGALVAATLIAGAVAAPTASADAGATTGTDRAAAGARHGQDREARGVAIAAARAAHQGIDWQDCPADWGLEKPIQCGWVTVPLDYAKPYGKQIEIAVDRIGNTGTRAERQGALVYNPGGPGGSGLRFPRRVTTKAPVWQNVAKAYDFVGFDPRGVGKSAPISCVDPQEFVKAPKLDPVPDSEADKLAQRKLAREYAEGCYERSAAMLPHMTTPNTARDLDVIRAALGERKLNFLGVSYGTYLGAVYGTLFPGHVRRMITDSVVNPSREKIWYQANLDQDVAFETRWQDWQDWVARNDATFHLGTTRAEVQAKWLQLRATAKKEPIGGVVGPAELTGFFQSAPYYDSAWVSVATVFSKYVAGDTQALVDAAAPDLGDTAGNAAAENGNAVYTAVECADAKWPTSWERWDRDNTRLHRDHPFLTWSNAWMNLPCATWPVKQRTPVDVRTGKGLPPVLIVQAERDAATPYGGALELHKRFKGSRLITERDAGSHGVTGLANSCINERVDAYLLTGKLDAGDVTCAPHATPKP